The following are encoded in a window of Mycoplasmopsis verecunda genomic DNA:
- a CDS encoding IS30 family transposase → MNYTRITFKLRVQIELLLSQNFSVIEISKILKINKSSLYREITNNSDFWGYNAFSAQNKSDIRNEWKNHFKLLNQINQYQEFSSIFVSKYDKKTFGVKPTYTFVKMNYDIKIPSLRTVFNWINSNQWVIKKKERLRMYYKPGGKRSKTVVDTLVGARWVRPFWSRPAEINQRNTFGHWEVDLIVGKSGADNYDLLIFQERLTRYGIITKFQGKNPWKIAEALWNLIRKYRLNVKSVTADNGFEFRTLFYLAYRLKIYVYKADPYASFQKGSIENFNDIVRRFYKKGKNFNLVSDDEIKETQDKINSMPREIFDWMSADELFYNWNYYKEQWTPIPDDEKFFIKTKRQRESNYKKNKFFKNKKY, encoded by the coding sequence ATAAATTATACAAGAATCACATTCAAATTACGAGTTCAAATCGAGCTATTATTAAGTCAAAATTTCTCAGTTATAGAGATATCTAAAATTCTTAAAATTAATAAAAGTTCATTGTATAGAGAAATTACAAATAACTCTGATTTTTGGGGATATAATGCATTTTCAGCTCAAAATAAATCAGATATTAGAAATGAATGAAAAAATCATTTTAAGCTATTAAATCAAATCAATCAATATCAGGAATTCTCAAGTATTTTTGTTTCTAAATACGATAAGAAAACTTTTGGTGTCAAGCCAACATATACATTTGTGAAAATGAATTATGACATCAAAATTCCATCATTGAGAACTGTATTTAATTGAATAAATTCTAATCAATGAGTTATTAAGAAAAAAGAAAGATTAAGAATGTATTATAAACCAGGTGGCAAAAGATCAAAAACTGTTGTTGATACACTAGTTGGTGCTAGATGAGTAAGACCGTTTTGATCCAGACCAGCAGAGATTAATCAAAGAAATACATTTGGACATTGAGAAGTAGATTTAATAGTTGGTAAATCTGGTGCTGATAATTATGACTTATTAATATTTCAAGAGAGATTAACAAGATATGGAATAATAACAAAATTCCAAGGTAAAAATCCATGGAAAATAGCAGAAGCTTTATGAAACTTGATAAGGAAATATCGATTAAATGTTAAAAGTGTAACAGCTGATAATGGATTTGAATTTAGAACTCTTTTTTATCTTGCATATAGACTTAAAATTTATGTCTACAAAGCTGATCCTTATGCTTCATTTCAAAAAGGAAGTATAGAAAACTTTAATGATATTGTTAGAAGATTTTACAAGAAAGGTAAAAATTTTAATTTAGTATCTGACGATGAAATTAAAGAAACTCAAGACAAAATTAATTCTATGCCAAGAGAAATATTTGATTGAATGAGTGCAGATGAATTATTCTATAATTGAAATTATTATAAAGAACAATGAACACCAATACCAGATGATGAAAAATTCTTCATAAAAACTAAAAGACAACGTGAATCAAATTACAAGAAAAACAAGTTCTTTAAGAACAAGAAATATTAG
- the prmC gene encoding peptide chain release factor N(5)-glutamine methyltransferase: protein MPTKEDLLLEKRRYGLPQTISSFELQQLKQGMPVQKIMGYVDMHNVRIYLQHKVLIPRYETEELILLVEQYYKDANNIDVLDMCTGSGFIAIALKHENKTWNITASDIDLEAINQCNINAKENNVYINIIQSDLFQNINQKFDVIVSNPPYIQESEHLADSVINYEPLHALYAPEDGFYFYDAIIKHAPKYLKVNGTLFFEINPFHKKYWDELSKTYNIKIYKDMSNKDRFAVVKFDDLANKKD, encoded by the coding sequence ATGCCTACTAAAGAAGATTTATTGCTTGAAAAAAGAAGATATGGTTTACCTCAAACTATATCTTCTTTTGAATTACAACAACTAAAGCAGGGAATGCCGGTACAAAAAATCATGGGATATGTTGATATGCATAATGTTAGAATTTATTTACAACATAAAGTTTTAATCCCCAGATATGAAACAGAAGAATTAATCTTATTAGTTGAACAATATTATAAAGATGCTAATAATATTGATGTTCTAGACATGTGTACAGGTTCAGGTTTTATAGCTATTGCTTTAAAACATGAAAATAAAACTTGAAATATCACAGCTAGTGATATTGATTTAGAAGCTATTAATCAATGTAATATTAATGCTAAAGAAAATAATGTTTATATCAATATTATTCAAAGTGATTTATTTCAAAATATTAATCAAAAATTTGATGTTATTGTTTCAAATCCACCATATATACAAGAAAGCGAACATTTAGCTGATTCAGTAATTAATTATGAACCACTGCATGCATTATATGCACCAGAAGATGGATTTTATTTTTATGATGCAATTATTAAGCATGCACCAAAATATTTAAAGGTAAATGGAACATTATTTTTCGAAATTAATCCATTTCATAAGAAATATTGAGATGAATTATCAAAAACTTATAATATTAAAATTTACAAAGATATGTCAAATAAAGATCGATTTGCTGTAGTTAAATTCGATGATTTAGCGAATAAAAAAGACTAA
- the prfA gene encoding peptide chain release factor 1 — protein METTMYNSLKQIKQKYDELEKQLQDPEVISDIKKYTKINKEINSIKDIVLAFEQYLDAESNLKNAKEMLKEDDEEIVSLAKMEISEAEEKMSKLSDELKILILPKDENDDKDVIVEIRGAAGGDEANIFAGDLFRMYSKWASQNDMKLTLLESSAAEAGGFTLVVFSVKGDKPYSKLKFESGVHRVQRIPVTETKGRVHTSTATVTVMPEIDDDINIEIKSEDVRVDVYRSSGNGGQSVNTTDSAVRLTHLPTGIVVTCQEGKNQIQNKDIAFRVLKSKLYDIELQKKQAEESGYRKLAGSGARSEKIRTYNYPQDRVTDHRISYSTSLLPVMEGKLNSIIDALLAEEQNEKIAEAGI, from the coding sequence ATGGAAACAACTATGTATAACTCTTTAAAGCAAATTAAGCAAAAGTATGATGAATTAGAAAAACAACTTCAAGATCCTGAAGTTATTTCTGACATTAAAAAGTACACAAAAATAAATAAGGAAATTAACTCAATTAAAGATATTGTGCTTGCTTTTGAACAATATCTAGATGCTGAATCAAATTTAAAAAATGCTAAAGAAATGTTAAAAGAAGATGATGAAGAAATTGTTTCATTAGCTAAAATGGAAATTTCTGAAGCTGAAGAGAAAATGTCTAAGTTAAGTGATGAATTAAAAATTCTTATTCTTCCTAAAGATGAAAACGATGATAAAGACGTTATTGTTGAAATCCGTGGAGCAGCTGGAGGGGATGAAGCAAATATTTTTGCAGGTGATTTATTTAGAATGTATTCTAAATGAGCCTCACAAAATGATATGAAATTAACATTACTTGAAAGTTCAGCAGCTGAAGCTGGTGGATTTACCTTAGTAGTATTTTCAGTTAAAGGGGATAAACCTTATTCTAAATTAAAATTTGAATCAGGTGTACACAGAGTGCAAAGAATACCTGTAACCGAAACTAAAGGTAGAGTCCATACATCAACAGCTACAGTAACAGTTATGCCTGAAATTGATGATGATATTAATATCGAAATTAAATCAGAAGATGTTAGGGTAGATGTATATCGTTCAAGTGGTAATGGTGGACAATCAGTTAACACCACAGATTCAGCTGTTAGATTAACACACTTACCAACTGGAATTGTTGTTACATGTCAAGAAGGTAAAAATCAAATTCAAAACAAAGATATTGCATTCCGTGTGCTTAAATCAAAACTTTATGATATTGAACTTCAAAAGAAACAAGCCGAAGAATCAGGCTACCGTAAATTAGCTGGTTCAGGTGCTAGAAGCGAAAAAATTAGAACTTACAATTACCCACAAGATAGAGTTACAGATCATAGAATTTCTTATTCAACAAGTTTACTACCCGTTATGGAAGGAAAACTTAATTCAATTATTGATGCATTGCTTGCTGAAGAACAAAATGAAAAAATTGCTGAAGCAGGAATTTAA